ACGCTCCCGGCGACGCCGAGCGAGGAGACGCGGATGGTGATGGATACGTTCCGCGCGGTGGCTGATCTGAAGCGGACGTATCCCCCCGAGGCGATCCAGGCGTTCGTGATCAGCGGCGCCACGGAGGTGGAGGACGTGCTCACCGTCGTCCGCCTGGCGGAGATCTGCGGGGTGCGGGTGGCGGCGGAGGGGGACGATCCGGGATTGATGCCGGTGCCTCTCTTCGAGTCGATCGAAGACCTGCGCGCCTGCCCCGGCATCTGCCGCGAGCTGTGGGCGCGCGACGACTACGGGCGGCTGCTGGAAAGCTGGGACAGGAGGCAGGAGGTGATGCTGGGGTATTCCGACAGCAACAAGGACGGCGGAATGCTCACCAGCACCTGGGAGATCTACAAGGCGCACCGCGCTTTACATGAAGTCGCGCGGGAGACGGGGGTCACGCTGCGGCTCTTCCACGGGCGCGGAGGGACGGTGGGGCGCGGCGGCGGGCCGACGCACCGGGCCATCACCAGCCAGCCGCCCGGCGCGTTCACCGGCCACCTGCGCCTGACCGAGCAGGGCGAGGTGCTGAACTGGAAGTACAGCGACACCGTGCTGGCCGAGCGCAACCTGGAGCTGATGGTGGCCGCCGCTCTCGACGCGCTGGCCAACCCCTCGCATCCCGACGCTGCGCGCGCGGAGGTGTGGGACGCCGCGATGGAGGCGATGTCGGCGGACGCGTATGCCTTCTACCGCGAGCGCATCGCGGAGAACCCCGACATCCTCGCCTACTTCGAGCAGGGGACGCCGGTGGCCGAGCTGGAGCACGCGCGCATCGGCTCGCGGCCGTCGAAACGGGGGAAGAGCAGCGGCCTGGGCGACCTGCGCGCGATCCCCTGGGTGTTCGGGTGGATGCAGAGCCGGCACGTGCTGCCGGCGTGGTTCGGCGTGGGCCACGCGCTGGAGCGCTTCGCCGCCCGCGGCGCGGACGAGGCGGCGCTGCTGGGGGAGATGACGGACACCTTCCCGCTCTTCAACGACCTGGTCCGCAACGTGGAGGTGGGGCTGGCCAAGGCGGACCTCTCCATCGCGCGGCGCTACGCCGGGCTGGTGGAGGACGAGGGCCTGCGCGAGCGGGTGTTCGGGATGGTGGAGGAGGAGCTCGTGCGCACCCGCGACGTCGTTCTGCGGATCACCGGGCAGACGCGGCTGCTGGAGGAGAACCCGGTGCTCGCGCGCTCCATCCGCCTGCGCAACCCGTACGTCGACCCCATGAGCCTGGTCCAGGTCGACCTCCTCCGCCGCAAGCGCGCCGGCGAGGAAAGCGACGCGCTGAACTACGCCCTGGCGGCCACGATCAACGGCATCTCCGCGGGGCTGCGCAACACGGGGTGACGACAACCGGCGAAGGACCGGATTGGCGAAAATGCGGCTGAAGCCGCGGCTACAACGGCACGCAGTCCGCCTTCGCGCCGCCTTCGCGGACTTCACATCCGTGCCGACGGAACATTGGTGTGGTCAGGCGATGTGGCCGAGACCGGCGACTGATGAAGTCGCAGCAACAACAACGGGAAGCTTCGCAAACTGCGCGAGGCTGTTCGGCTCGCTGCGCAGCATCGGCGCTCACGACCAACTCCCGCGAGATGAAGATTTCCCGGAGACGCCAGCCCCTCGTTGACGTCATCCTGAGGCCGGCCACACTGTACTGTGGGCCACACGAGTCTTTGCAGGCCGAAGGATCTATCGCATCCCAGCACGTGATCCCGTCAGACGCACTTCGTTTCGGAAGATCAGGAGAGATGGATGACCGGCGGTGATCTGTGGGCATCGGACGACGTCCAGGCGTGGCGCGATGCGCTGGCGTCGTATGGAGATGTGATCGAGCGGCAGGGGGTGAAGTCGCTCGCGGAGCACGACCGCTGGGTCCACGACGAGCTGCCGGGGCTGATCGCCGCGCGCGAGCCGGCGCACGTGACGCACGCGGAACTCGTGCGCGTAACCGAGTGGAAGATGGCGCGCGGGATCTGGCGCGCGCGGAACCTGGCGCTGGTGCGCGGCAACGACCCCGCGCTCGTCGAAAAGACCAGCCGGGACGCGTTCGGGAAGATTCCCCATCCCAGCGACCCGATCGCCATCCTGTCGAAGCTCGCCGGCGTCGGGCCGGCTACGGCGTCGGCGGTGGTGTCGGCTGCGGCGCCGGACATCTACCCGTTCTTCGACGAGCTGGTGGCGGCGCGCATCCCCGGGATGGGGCAGGTCACCTTCACCCCGCGCGAGTACGCCCGCTACGCCGAGGCGATCCGCGACCGCGCCGCCCGCCTGGGCCGCGGCTGGACGCCCGTCGCCGTGGAGCGCGCCATCTGGGCGCACGTGGGCGGCAAGGTGGGCACCGGCCGGCGCAAGGCGAAGCGCTCCTGATCTTCCCTTGCCAGACGTGGTATCTTCCTCCTGCGCCCGGCCCGCCGCGGCGCAGGAGAGATGTTTTCGGACCCGTGAAAGGAGGATGGGATGCAGGCTCGACTCGACGCCATGAAGGCGGCACCGGGCGCCTACCGCGCGCTGGCGCAGCTGCAGCGCTACGTGGACGGCACGTCGCTCGACCACGGCCTGATGGAGCTGGTGAAGATGCGCGCGTCGCAGATCAACGGCTGCGCGTACTGCATCGACATGCACGGCAAGGACGCGATTGCCCTGGGGGAGGACCCGCTGCGGCTGCTGGCGCTGAACGCCTGGCGCGAGACGCCGTTCTTCTCCGATCGCGAGCGCGCGGCGCTGGCCTGGACCGAGGCGGTCACGCTGGTGAGCGAGGGCCACGTTCCCGACGACGTGTTCGAGGAGGCGCGAGCGCATTTCAGCGAGGAGGAGCTGGTGAACCTGAATATGGCGGTGGTTGCGATCAACGCGTGGAACCGCGTGGCCATCCCGTTCCGCTCCGTTCCCGGCGAGTACCAGTCGCCGCACGCGCGCAAGGAAGAGCACGCCGCCGTTCCCGCGTGACGGAATCCGCATCTTCATGACACGCACGGCCCCGGATCGCTCCGGGGCCGTCGTCATTTCGCGGATCATATGACACGCACGACCCCGGCTCGCTCCGGGGCCGTCGTCATTTCGCGGATCAGGTACCCCCAACTGCGTCATCAGGGGCGATGGAGATCGCCTCACCTGCGTCGCCCATCGACAATCATCCCTCTGCAAAAAATCCGCGATACTCATCGCATGCCGAGCCCTCCACGGCATTCCCGCCGCGTCCCGGCAGCGGGGAGGTGTCCCCGCGCGCCCAGGCCTCCTGAGTCGTCCCCGCCCTGCGCGCGTCCAGGGAGGACGAAAAGAGTTCGGTCGTGAGCGCGGATGCCGCGGGGTGAGCGGATCAGCCTCGCGCAGTTTGCGAGGCCTTCCGTGGTTGTTGCTGCGACTTCAGTCGCCGGTGATCGGCTGCACTGATAGCCGAAGGGGGAAGCAGCACCCGCCGCTTCCCCCCCGTCCATCCCGCCGTTGAAGCCGGTCAGGCCATTCCGCCCGCGGCCATGCGCTTCAGCACGCCACCCGCGGTCTTCTCCAGGAAGGAGGCCATCGCCAGCTCCTCCTGCAGGTTCTCCTTCAGGATTCCGGCGCACTCCCGCTCGCCCAGCGCGTTGGCCACGGCGATGGCGGTGCGGTACGCCGCGATCTCGTAGTGCTCCACCCGCAGCCCGGAGCCCAGGTCGAAGGCGGAAAGGAGCATCTTCGAGGGCTTCTCCTCGCTCTTGAACGAGTCGTGCTCCTCGATCAGGCCCAGCGCGGCGTCGCACTTCTCCGCCTTCGGCTTCTCGCCGATGGCGCGGAAGGCGTCGTTCAGCCGCTCGATCTGGCCCTGCGTCTCGTTCACGTGCTCCTCGATGCGGGCCTTCACCTCCGGGTCCTGCGCCTCCTTCGCCAGCGTCTTGGTCGCCTTCAGGAAGGCCTTCTCGGCGAAGAGCAGGTCGCCCAGCTCGTGCTTCAGCAACTCCCGCATCTCCGTCGGCTCCCCGCCGCCGCGCGTCTCCGCTGCCCCACTGGCACGCGAGGACGAGCCGCCGCTGGAGCGGGTCGACGAGCTCTTCGTCGCACGCCCGTTGCCTGCGCCGCTGCTCCCGCCGCGCGACGAGCTGCTGCTCCTGGACGAACCGCTGCTCTTGGATGAGCCGCCGCTCCTGGACGAACCGCTGCTCTTGGACCCGCCGCTCTTCGACGACGAGGTGCCCGAGCGGCTGGACGTCTCCCGCGCGGTGGTGCCGCCGCTCTTCGACGAGCTCTTCGACGACGCGCTCTTGCGGGTGCTGCTGCTCCCGCTGCTCTTCCGCGACGAGCTGCCGCCGCTCTTCCGCGACGATGAGCCGCCGGAGCGCCCGCGGCCGCCGCTTCCCTCGCCGTCCTCGTCGCCCGTGCGGCGCACGAGCTTGTTGAAGCGGTCCAGGTCGCCGCCGCCGTGGCTCATGTCGCGGTGCAGGAAGGCCAGATCGCTCTCGTCGAACTTCTGGAACCACTCCTCCCACTCGATCCGCTCCAGGCTGCCCGCCCCGGAGTAGCCGGGGAAGTCGACGCGGATGAGGCCCGCGTCGTCGTTGCCGCTCTCGGTGCCCGCCACGCGGGCCGGCCAGCCGCCGCGCTCCTCCACCCACTGGCGGATGAAGTCGTGGTCCGTGGTCGTGTGGCCGCTGCGCTCAGTCTTCGCCATCCCCGTTCTCCCGTCCCCTGGACTCGAAAATCGCCGCAATCAGGCGCACCCCTTCGGCATTACGCGTGCCGCTATGTCTACATCGCACCCAGATAGTGCGATTCCGGCATCGCCAACTGCGTCATCAGGGGGGATGGAGATCGCCTCACCCGCGTCGCCGTCGACCATCATCCCCCTGGAAAAAATCCGCGATACTCATCGCATGCCGAGCCCTCCACGGCGTTCCCGCAACCTCCCCGCGCAAGCAGGCATCGGGGCCAATGGCGAGTGCCACCGGCCCCGGGGTGGTCGCGGTGAAGCCTCGCGGGGTTTGCGAGGCTTTCCGTGGTTGTTGCTGCGGCTTCAGCCGCCGGTGGGGGGCGCGCCGTTGCTGCTCACCAGTGGCGCGAGCTGCGCCAGCACCGCGGGAACGTCGTCGGCCAGGATCACCACCAGGTCGCCGGGCTCCATCAGGTCCATCGCGCGGACCAGGGCGGCGTCCTCGAACTCCACCGTCTCGCGGCGGTCGGCGCCCAGGCCGCCGCGCTCCAGCCCCTCGCCGATCAGGCGCGACACCTCGCCCGGCGGGCGGCCGCGGCGGTACTGCTCGGCCTCCTTCACCACCACGTAGTCCAGCACGGCCACCAGCTCCCCCAGCTCCCGCAGGTCCTCGTCGCGGCGGTCGCCCGGCATGGTCACCACACCGATGCGCCGCCCGCCGGGCATCCGCGCCACGAACTCCATCAACCCGCGGATCGCCGCCGGGTTGTGCGCGTAATCGACGATCACCGTCCCCCGCTCCGTCCGCATCACGTTCATCCGCCCCGGCGTGGACGCGGCCGAGGGGATGAAGGTGCGCAGCCCCTCCGCGATCGCCTCGGCGGGGATGCCCTGCACGTGCGCGGCGGCCACGGCGGCCAGCAGGTTGCCCAGCTGGAAGCGCGCGGCGCCGCCCATCGCCAGCGGCACGTCGGCCACGGCGATGATGGGGATGCGCTCGCCGTCGCGGCGGCCGCGGTGGACCACGATCCACTCGCCATCGCCCCCGTCCTCCACCACCACGGCGATGCCGCCGCGCGACAGGTGCCCGGCCACGGCGGGCGAGCCCTCGCCGGCGATCGAGGTGAGGACGACCGTTCCCGGCGTCCGCTCGCGCATCGGCAGCACCAGCGGGTCTTCCGCGTTCAGCACCGCGAAGCCGCCGGGCTTCACGATCGCGGGGACCACCGCCTTCACCTCCGCCAGCTGCTCCACGGTGTGGATGCCGCGCAGCCCCAGGTGGTCGGCGGTCACGTTCAGCACGATGCCGACGTCGCAGGCGTCGTAGCCCAGGCCGGAGCGCAGGATGCCGCCGCGCGCCGTCTCCAGCACCGCCACGTCCACCTGCGGGTGCGAGAGGATGACGCCGGCGGCGAACGGGCCGGTGAAATCGCCCTCCATCAGCAGCGTTTCCTGCAGGTAGATGCCGTCCGTCGTGGCCAGCCCCACGCACGCGCCCGTCCGCCGGAAGAGGTGCGCGATCAGGCGCGTGGTGGTCGTCTTCCCGTTCGTTCCCGTGATGCCGATGACGGGGATCTCGCCCGTGCTCCCGGGCGGGTAGATCCAGTCCACGATCGCGCCGGCCACGTCGCGCGGCGTGCCCTCGTCCGGGTCGGTGTGCATCCGGATGCCGGGGGATGCGTTGACCTCGATGATCGCCGCGCCGTTCTCGTCGAAGGGGATGGAGATGTCGGCGGTGAGCACGTCGATCCCCGCGATGTCCAGCCCCACGGCGCCGGCCGCCAGCACGCAGAGCGCCGCGTTGCGGGGATGGATCTCGTCCGTGCGGTCCACCGAGGTGCCGCCGGTGGAGATGTTGGCCGTGGCGCGCAGAAACACCGTCTCCCCCGCGGCGGGAACGGTGCCGAGCGACCGGCCGGTGCGCGCCAGGAACTCCGCCGTGATCTCGTCCAGGGGGATGGGGACGAGGGTGCGATCGGGGTTCATCGGCTCGCGGCGGGGATCGAGGTTCGTCTCCTCCGCCAGCGCGCGGATCGTCCTCTCCCCATCGCCCACCACCCGCGCGGGGATGCGCTCGGTGACGGCGGCGACGCGCCCGTTCACCACCAGCACGCGGTGGTCGCGCCCGGCAACGAAGCGCTCGACCACCACCTGCTCGTGCAGCGTGGCCGCGTCCTCCCACGCGCGCTCCAGCGCCTCCGCCGAGTCGATGCGGCCGGAGATGCCACGGCCGTCGTTGGCGTCCAGCGGCTTCACCAGCACGGGAAAGCCCAGCCGCTCCGCCGTCTTCATTGCCGCCTCGACACTCGTCGCCACCTCGCCCTGGGGGACGGGGATTCCGAAGCGGGTGGAGAGGACGTGCTTGGTGCGGTGCTTGTCGGAGGTGAGGTCGGTGGCCAGGACGCTGGTGAAGTCGGTCATCGAGCCGTCCAGCCGGCGCAGGTTGCGGCCCAGGCCCAGCTGCACCGCGCGCTCGCCGGGAAAGCGCCGCACCGGGATCCCCCGCCGCCGCGCCGCCACGAGGATCGCCGACGCGGTGGGCCCCGGGTGCACGCGGCAGTGGATCTCGCGCAGCACGGCCACGGCGCGCTCCGCGTCGGCGGGCTGGCCGGCGAGGCAGCGGTTCAGCAGCGCTTCGGCCTCGTACAGGCTCTCGACGCCGGCCTCATCCTCGGTGTAGCCGACGGCCACCTGCGGCGCGTCGCCGTGCAGGCCGGGGAAGACGCGCACGAAGCCCGTCTCCATCCCCGCGAGCGTCTGCAGCGCCGCCGCGACCCGGCCCACGAGCGAGGCCCAGGCGGTGGGCGGCGCCGCATCTCCCGAATCGGTTTGCGCGGACAGCGTCGGGAAGGCGGCGGCGAGCTGCCGGGCGAGGTCGGGGATCGCGGCGGGCGGCCGCGCGGCGAGGGACGGCGCGAGCTCGACCTCGCACGCGGCAACGGGGTGCGTGGCCCACAGGCTGGGCCCGCGCAGCGCGCGAACGCCGCGCAGGCGGATCTCCGGTTTCGCGTCGCTCAAGCGTCCTTGCCCGGCGCGCCGTGCGAGCCGGTGCCGCCTTCGGCCGGCGGCAGGTCTCCGGCCGCGGGCCGGGATGCGGGCGCGCAGTCGATGCGGCGCGAGAACGTGTGCCGGGGCTCGGCCGGCGCGGTGTCGGGCGCGGCCGAGGGTCGCGTGGGGGGCTGGGATTTCATTGAACGGGCACTGCGTTGCAGGATGATGAGGGAATTAGCCGGCTCCATCGCGACGCATCGGCGGAGCCCGTTCAGTAGCACCGCGCGTGCCCCGCGCGCAAGGAAGCGGGTCGCGGGCGGGACCCGCACCGGCGGCTGAAGCCGCAGCAACAACTACGGGAAGCCTCGCAAACTGCGCGAGGCTGGTCCGCTCACTCCGTGGCATCGTCGCTCAAGCGACCTGCGTGGCGCGGGGGGACGACTCAGGATCACGTCTTTCCTCGCCGCATCAACCCCGACGTCATCCTGAGGCCGCCCACGCCGTATCGAACGTCCACACGAGAGGTTGCAGGCCGAAGGATCTATCGCCGCCGCAGCACGTCATTCGGCAAGATGCACTGATCTTCCGCCGCATCTGGTATTACGTCAACGGATTCGATCAGGGGTGCCGATGCTAGATGACATTGGTGGTTGGGAGACGTGGTGATGCGTGGGCTGCTGCACGGGTGCGTCGGGGACGCCGGGAGGGCTCGACATGCGATGAGGTATCGCGGATCTTTTGTGGAGAGGTGACGCGGGTTGCGGGGGCGATTCGACAGGCTGACGTGCTTGGAAGGTATGGATCCTTCGGCCTGCAAATGATTTCGTGGGAACGGATTGCGGTGTGGCCGGCCTCAGGATGACGTCACCTTCTTGTCTCCTCCCAGTTTGCGATCTCCATCCCCTGATGGCGCAGATGCAGGGTGCGTGGCCGCGGAGTTGCCCGAGACTGCGATGGGGGCGACGAGGATTACCGGACGGAACGGAGAAATGGAATTTCACTACGCGGATGAATCGGATGCGGCGTTCCTGGCCGACATCAACCGGCAGCTGATCGAAGACGAGTGGGACGGCGGCGGGATGTCGCTGGCGGGGCTGGAGAAGCGGATGCGGCGCTGGCTGTCGGAAGACGAGTACAAGGCGATCCTCTTCCAGGAGCGGGGGACGACGGTCGCCTACTGCATGCTGAGCGTGGATGAGGACTCGGCGTACATCCGCCACTTCTTCGTGCTGCACGAGCACCGCAGCGGCGGCGTGGGCCGGCGCGCGGTGGAACTGCTGTTCCGCGAGATCATTCCGCCGGACGTGCGCGTCACGCTGGACGTGCTGGCCAGCAACCGCGCCGGCCACCGCTTCTGGCGCTCCGTCGGCTTCACCGACTACTCCGTCCGGATGGAGCGCGATCCCGCGGCGAAGACATCATCGGCGGAGCCTCCCCCCGCGGGCCCTCCCCCCGCGGCTTAGGCCGCGTACCCCCTCCCGATAACGGAGGGGGTAACTTCGACCGGGGCGCGCGGGCGGGGGTGAATGCCTCGTTTTTCGTGTGGCGCGGGGCCCATTGAAGCATCGTGGCGCTCTGGAGTTTCTTGCGCGGAACGCACGGCCGTCCGTGCTGCACGGGTGTGGCGGGATCGTTCGGGAGGGCTCGGCGTGCGATGAGTTATCGCGGATTTTTTGCAGAGGGAGGATTGTCCCAACGCGCCACGGGT
This DNA window, taken from Longimicrobium sp., encodes the following:
- a CDS encoding phosphoenolpyruvate carboxylase; the encoded protein is TLPATPSEETRMVMDTFRAVADLKRTYPPEAIQAFVISGATEVEDVLTVVRLAEICGVRVAAEGDDPGLMPVPLFESIEDLRACPGICRELWARDDYGRLLESWDRRQEVMLGYSDSNKDGGMLTSTWEIYKAHRALHEVARETGVTLRLFHGRGGTVGRGGGPTHRAITSQPPGAFTGHLRLTEQGEVLNWKYSDTVLAERNLELMVAAALDALANPSHPDAARAEVWDAAMEAMSADAYAFYRERIAENPDILAYFEQGTPVAELEHARIGSRPSKRGKSSGLGDLRAIPWVFGWMQSRHVLPAWFGVGHALERFAARGADEAALLGEMTDTFPLFNDLVRNVEVGLAKADLSIARRYAGLVEDEGLRERVFGMVEEELVRTRDVVLRITGQTRLLEENPVLARSIRLRNPYVDPMSLVQVDLLRRKRAGEESDALNYALAATINGISAGLRNTG
- a CDS encoding carboxymuconolactone decarboxylase family protein; this encodes MQARLDAMKAAPGAYRALAQLQRYVDGTSLDHGLMELVKMRASQINGCAYCIDMHGKDAIALGEDPLRLLALNAWRETPFFSDRERAALAWTEAVTLVSEGHVPDDVFEEARAHFSEEELVNLNMAVVAINAWNRVAIPFRSVPGEYQSPHARKEEHAAVPA
- a CDS encoding ferritin-like domain-containing protein, giving the protein MAKTERSGHTTTDHDFIRQWVEERGGWPARVAGTESGNDDAGLIRVDFPGYSGAGSLERIEWEEWFQKFDESDLAFLHRDMSHGGGDLDRFNKLVRRTGDEDGEGSGGRGRSGGSSSRKSGGSSSRKSSGSSSTRKSASSKSSSKSGGTTARETSSRSGTSSSKSGGSKSSGSSRSGGSSKSSGSSRSSSSSRGGSSGAGNGRATKSSSTRSSGGSSSRASGAAETRGGGEPTEMRELLKHELGDLLFAEKAFLKATKTLAKEAQDPEVKARIEEHVNETQGQIERLNDAFRAIGEKPKAEKCDAALGLIEEHDSFKSEEKPSKMLLSAFDLGSGLRVEHYEIAAYRTAIAVANALGERECAGILKENLQEELAMASFLEKTAGGVLKRMAAGGMA
- the cphA gene encoding cyanophycin synthetase, with protein sequence MSDAKPEIRLRGVRALRGPSLWATHPVAACEVELAPSLAARPPAAIPDLARQLAAAFPTLSAQTDSGDAAPPTAWASLVGRVAAALQTLAGMETGFVRVFPGLHGDAPQVAVGYTEDEAGVESLYEAEALLNRCLAGQPADAERAVAVLREIHCRVHPGPTASAILVAARRRGIPVRRFPGERAVQLGLGRNLRRLDGSMTDFTSVLATDLTSDKHRTKHVLSTRFGIPVPQGEVATSVEAAMKTAERLGFPVLVKPLDANDGRGISGRIDSAEALERAWEDAATLHEQVVVERFVAGRDHRVLVVNGRVAAVTERIPARVVGDGERTIRALAEETNLDPRREPMNPDRTLVPIPLDEITAEFLARTGRSLGTVPAAGETVFLRATANISTGGTSVDRTDEIHPRNAALCVLAAGAVGLDIAGIDVLTADISIPFDENGAAIIEVNASPGIRMHTDPDEGTPRDVAGAIVDWIYPPGSTGEIPVIGITGTNGKTTTTRLIAHLFRRTGACVGLATTDGIYLQETLLMEGDFTGPFAAGVILSHPQVDVAVLETARGGILRSGLGYDACDVGIVLNVTADHLGLRGIHTVEQLAEVKAVVPAIVKPGGFAVLNAEDPLVLPMRERTPGTVVLTSIAGEGSPAVAGHLSRGGIAVVVEDGGDGEWIVVHRGRRDGERIPIIAVADVPLAMGGAARFQLGNLLAAVAAAHVQGIPAEAIAEGLRTFIPSAASTPGRMNVMRTERGTVIVDYAHNPAAIRGLMEFVARMPGGRRIGVVTMPGDRRDEDLRELGELVAVLDYVVVKEAEQYRRGRPPGEVSRLIGEGLERGGLGADRRETVEFEDAALVRAMDLMEPGDLVVILADDVPAVLAQLAPLVSSNGAPPTGG
- a CDS encoding GNAT family N-acetyltransferase, whose protein sequence is MEFHYADESDAAFLADINRQLIEDEWDGGGMSLAGLEKRMRRWLSEDEYKAILFQERGTTVAYCMLSVDEDSAYIRHFFVLHEHRSGGVGRRAVELLFREIIPPDVRVTLDVLASNRAGHRFWRSVGFTDYSVRMERDPAAKTSSAEPPPAGPPPAA